The Fictibacillus arsenicus genome contains a region encoding:
- a CDS encoding superoxide dismutase family protein produces MLLKKILKIMLLMVLVAILASCGNKKEDEHKDHEMEESQAASSKVKGGSYIVNLVDTKGKKAGEATLTQTAEGVNVEVNATGLKPGEHGIHFHEKAICTPPDFKSAGAHFNPTDKKHGFLNPKGPHVGDIHNITADESGVVHEEVLSTMVSLAEGKSNSLFSNGGTALVIHADADDYKTDPAGNSGDRVLCGVIKK; encoded by the coding sequence ATGCTTTTGAAAAAAATACTAAAAATCATGTTACTAATGGTACTAGTAGCCATACTAGCATCATGCGGAAACAAAAAAGAAGACGAGCATAAAGATCATGAGATGGAAGAATCACAAGCAGCATCCAGTAAAGTAAAAGGCGGATCGTACATTGTGAATCTAGTAGACACAAAAGGGAAAAAAGCGGGAGAAGCAACGCTGACCCAGACAGCGGAAGGGGTCAATGTAGAAGTAAATGCCACTGGTTTAAAACCAGGTGAACATGGGATTCACTTTCATGAAAAAGCAATATGCACACCGCCAGATTTCAAGTCAGCAGGAGCCCATTTTAACCCGACAGATAAAAAGCATGGATTTTTAAATCCAAAAGGACCACATGTTGGAGATATTCATAATATTACAGCTGACGAAAGCGGTGTCGTCCACGAGGAAGTTCTTTCAACAATGGTTTCACTTGCTGAAGGAAAATCAAATTCGCTGTTTTCTAACGGCGGGACGGCGCTCGTCATCCACGCAGACGCAGATGATTACAAAACAGATCCTGCTGGAAATTCGGGGGACCGCGTTTTGTGCGGAGTAATTAAAAAATAA
- a CDS encoding peptidase E, with amino-acid sequence MKQIIAMGGGGFSMEPENKMLDHYILAQSKAENPHICFVPTASGDSDSYIERFYKAFETENCVPEHLSLFSPPKNLEEFVKKQDIFYVGGGNTKNLLALWREWGLDQLLKKAYEEGKILAGLSAGSLCWFEEGVTDSFGPLRGLSCLGFLKGSHCPHYDGEEERRPAYHRLIKEGLKAGYAADDGAALHFINGKLNKTVSSRENAKAYYIQLKNGEVVETVLETHFL; translated from the coding sequence ATGAAACAAATCATCGCAATGGGTGGCGGCGGATTTTCGATGGAACCTGAGAACAAAATGCTCGATCACTATATACTTGCGCAATCAAAAGCTGAAAACCCTCATATTTGTTTCGTTCCGACAGCAAGCGGAGATTCGGACAGTTATATCGAACGCTTCTATAAAGCATTTGAAACGGAGAACTGTGTGCCAGAGCATCTTTCTTTATTTTCTCCTCCCAAAAACTTAGAAGAATTTGTTAAGAAGCAGGATATTTTTTACGTGGGAGGAGGGAACACGAAGAATTTACTCGCGCTTTGGAGAGAGTGGGGACTGGATCAGCTGCTCAAAAAGGCATACGAAGAAGGAAAGATCTTAGCAGGTTTAAGTGCAGGATCTCTTTGCTGGTTTGAAGAAGGGGTTACAGATTCCTTTGGACCGCTTCGCGGGCTTTCATGTTTAGGGTTTCTCAAAGGAAGTCATTGTCCTCATTATGATGGAGAAGAAGAAAGAAGGCCGGCTTATCACCGCCTGATAAAAGAAGGATTAAAAGCTGGATACGCAGCAGATGATGGAGCCGCACTGCATTTTATTAACGGAAAACTGAACAAGACTGTAAGTTCCCGAGAAAATGCTAAAGCCTATTATATACAACTAAAAAATGGGGAAGTTGTTGAAACAGTACTCGAAACCCATTTTCTTTAA
- a CDS encoding ABC transporter permease — protein MKFKDKHRFVRSNMKKNRTRVWMTILASTIGCAFLIMLASIGFAIHKTAVDDVMSFRMVNEIQVQKESGMMTENDVKKLEQIEGVKAVTRKKYTPANQLSIGEYNTFANVMSAYMPSEEKAGFELDKGRMPKNKNEIVVGYHFAEELRQDQPENYLEGLSEEEAQKKMKELSYKGKLLNETLTYHLKTDNPDIKIEGPVQTVDVKIVGIGKKPTREWAHDNSVFITEDLYNEVISILGKQDPKIASADELKNYGEVKAFTISADDVKEVTDRIEKLDYMTYSIIKELKQMNVYFTLFKAGLIFIGAIAVLIASIGIFNTMTMAVTERSQDIGIMKAIGATPKTVKRIFLLESAYIGLWGVGLGTLLAYITSYGVNFALPIIIEQFINETPPEGFMLSYIPWSLTAIAVTICMGVTLLSGWRPAAKATTVDVLKALRRDV, from the coding sequence ATGAAGTTCAAAGATAAGCATCGGTTTGTAAGAAGTAATATGAAGAAAAACAGAACACGAGTCTGGATGACGATCCTAGCATCAACAATCGGATGTGCTTTCTTAATCATGCTGGCATCCATCGGATTTGCGATTCATAAAACAGCTGTTGACGATGTGATGAGCTTTCGCATGGTGAACGAAATTCAAGTTCAAAAAGAAAGCGGCATGATGACAGAAAACGATGTGAAGAAGCTCGAACAGATTGAAGGAGTAAAAGCGGTAACGCGAAAAAAATATACGCCGGCAAATCAGTTATCTATTGGTGAATATAATACATTTGCTAATGTGATGAGTGCTTATATGCCTTCTGAAGAAAAAGCGGGATTCGAACTTGATAAAGGCCGCATGCCTAAGAATAAAAATGAAATCGTTGTTGGCTACCATTTTGCAGAGGAATTAAGACAGGACCAGCCGGAAAACTATTTGGAAGGTTTGAGTGAAGAAGAAGCTCAAAAAAAGATGAAGGAGCTTTCCTATAAAGGCAAGTTGTTGAACGAGACACTAACGTATCATTTAAAGACAGACAATCCTGATATAAAAATAGAAGGACCTGTCCAAACAGTTGATGTGAAAATCGTGGGAATCGGTAAAAAGCCGACACGAGAATGGGCGCATGATAATTCCGTGTTTATTACAGAAGATTTATATAATGAGGTTATTTCAATTTTAGGAAAACAAGATCCAAAAATCGCATCAGCTGATGAATTAAAAAACTATGGTGAAGTAAAAGCATTCACTATATCAGCGGATGATGTGAAAGAAGTAACGGATCGAATCGAGAAGCTGGATTACATGACGTATTCGATTATTAAAGAGTTAAAACAGATGAACGTTTATTTCACTTTATTTAAAGCAGGGTTAATTTTTATCGGTGCAATTGCCGTTCTAATCGCTTCTATCGGTATTTTTAACACGATGACGATGGCTGTTACGGAAAGATCACAGGACATCGGAATCATGAAAGCGATCGGTGCTACTCCGAAAACAGTTAAACGAATCTTCCTTTTAGAAAGCGCCTATATCGGTTTATGGGGTGTGGGATTAGGTACCCTTTTAGCCTATATAACCAGTTATGGCGTGAATTTTGCTCTTCCTATTATTATTGAGCAGTTCATCAATGAAACACCGCCGGAAGGGTTCATGCTTTCTTATATACCTTGGAGTCTGACAGCAATAGCGGTCACGATCTGTATGGGTGTTACCTTGCTTTCAGGATGGAGACCAGCTGCAAAAGCAACAACAGTAGATGTACTAAAAGCTTTAAGAAGAGATGTTTAA
- a CDS encoding ABC transporter ATP-binding protein yields the protein MISVSNLSYAFKIGKKGKENIVPVLHDVNLQVAEGEIVAVVGRSGSGKSTLLNLISGFIQPEVGNITINGTNVSRFSESKWAEFRLNHLGFIFQSFQLIPSMSAFENVELPLVLKGVGEHERKKRTEEMLKRVGLESFQNHYPGELSGGQQQRVSIARALILNPPLILADEPTGSLDSENEKQLLSFIKELNEKYGITFLMITHDHEVASIAHRKVEIIDGYLREGRMLHEVQR from the coding sequence ATGATTTCTGTAAGCAATTTATCTTATGCATTTAAGATTGGAAAGAAAGGGAAAGAAAATATCGTCCCTGTGCTTCATGATGTTAATCTTCAAGTTGCAGAAGGCGAAATCGTTGCTGTTGTTGGAAGAAGCGGCTCTGGTAAATCAACATTATTAAACTTGATCTCTGGTTTTATCCAGCCAGAAGTAGGAAACATCACGATTAATGGAACAAATGTAAGCAGATTTTCTGAATCAAAATGGGCGGAGTTCCGCTTGAACCATCTTGGTTTTATCTTTCAGAGCTTTCAGCTGATACCGTCCATGTCAGCGTTTGAAAATGTGGAGCTCCCGCTTGTTTTAAAAGGAGTCGGCGAGCACGAAAGAAAAAAGAGAACGGAAGAAATGTTAAAACGTGTAGGTCTTGAATCTTTCCAAAATCATTACCCAGGAGAGCTGTCAGGCGGGCAGCAGCAGCGAGTAAGTATTGCGAGAGCATTAATCTTGAATCCGCCGCTTATCTTGGCGGATGAACCAACAGGAAGCTTAGATTCGGAAAATGAGAAACAACTATTATCTTTTATAAAAGAACTTAACGAAAAATACGGAATTACATTCTTAATGATTACACATGACCATGAGGTAGCTTCCATCGCTCATCGTAAAGTTGAAATCATTGATGGATACTTAAGAGAGGGGAGAATGCTTCATGAAGTTCAAAGATAA
- a CDS encoding M20/M25/M40 family metallo-hydrolase: protein MLKWQSKEGYTKLLKDLVSIPSITNHDGEMFMAEHLYHTLSSLEYFTKNSDHLRHHPTPDGRKLVTAFVQNDPSVKETIILLSHFDVVAVEDFGEWKHLAFRPDELTEKIIENKELLHPFVQDDLNSGEWLFGRGTMDMKAGVALHISMIEKAATGHFKGNVLMISVPDEEVHSEGMLAGVSVLRQLQEEYDIKYIACLNGEPSFTKFPGDTSPYMYTGSTGKILPGFLCYGKETHVGEPLAGMNGNAMAAEITRELEWNVDYVETFRDEATPVPANLIQKDLKDHYSVQIPHAAVTLFNLMLFNRPLSEITNMLINSAQKAAASFENRLYKKSQQVSKIIPFTPIKEKIKVITFNELYEHAVEKYGQEELDRRENMLQTNNPNADERELTIQYVFELASLCRDLAPMTVLFYTPPFYPAVCSSDHPLIKHTTEKVVQHAREKFNSKLVNVHYFSGLSDLSYIGFKGDAHDLSSFTSNFPLLGSRYNIPFDDMKEIDIPVINIGPLGKDAHQWTERLEINKVMDETHPLIVYAMETLFENSRKK, encoded by the coding sequence ATGTTAAAGTGGCAGTCTAAAGAGGGTTATACGAAACTATTAAAAGACCTTGTATCTATACCGAGCATCACAAACCATGACGGAGAAATGTTTATGGCTGAGCATCTCTACCATACTCTTTCTTCTCTTGAATATTTCACGAAGAATTCGGATCATCTTCGTCATCACCCAACTCCTGATGGTCGGAAACTGGTTACAGCTTTCGTTCAGAATGATCCTTCTGTAAAGGAAACTATCATTCTCTTAAGTCATTTTGACGTTGTTGCGGTTGAGGACTTTGGTGAGTGGAAACACCTGGCTTTTCGTCCTGATGAATTGACTGAAAAGATAATAGAAAACAAAGAGCTTCTCCATCCTTTTGTGCAGGATGATCTAAACTCTGGCGAGTGGCTTTTTGGTCGAGGAACAATGGACATGAAAGCAGGAGTTGCCCTTCATATTTCGATGATAGAAAAAGCGGCAACTGGTCATTTTAAAGGCAATGTTCTGATGATTTCTGTTCCGGATGAAGAAGTTCATTCAGAGGGCATGCTGGCAGGAGTCAGTGTTTTACGCCAGCTTCAAGAGGAATATGATATTAAATATATCGCGTGTTTAAATGGAGAGCCGAGTTTCACAAAATTCCCCGGGGATACCTCTCCTTATATGTATACGGGATCTACTGGAAAGATTCTGCCCGGCTTTCTTTGCTATGGAAAAGAAACGCATGTCGGAGAACCTCTTGCCGGCATGAACGGAAATGCGATGGCAGCAGAGATTACGAGAGAACTAGAATGGAACGTTGATTATGTTGAAACCTTCCGTGATGAAGCAACTCCAGTACCTGCTAATCTCATTCAAAAAGATTTAAAGGATCACTATTCTGTGCAAATTCCGCACGCAGCAGTAACGCTTTTTAATTTAATGCTGTTTAACAGACCACTTTCTGAGATTACGAATATGCTCATTAATAGTGCACAAAAGGCAGCCGCATCATTCGAAAACAGACTATATAAAAAAAGTCAGCAAGTCTCAAAGATTATTCCTTTTACCCCTATAAAAGAAAAAATCAAAGTGATCACATTTAATGAACTTTATGAACATGCGGTAGAAAAATACGGTCAGGAAGAACTCGACCGAAGAGAAAACATGCTTCAGACCAACAATCCGAATGCAGACGAAAGAGAATTAACGATTCAATATGTGTTCGAACTTGCCAGCCTCTGCAGAGACTTAGCGCCAATGACGGTACTATTTTATACTCCGCCTTTTTATCCGGCTGTATGTTCAAGCGACCATCCATTAATTAAACACACTACCGAAAAAGTGGTTCAGCATGCTCGAGAAAAGTTCAACAGCAAGCTCGTGAACGTGCATTATTTCAGCGGTTTATCTGATTTAAGTTACATCGGTTTTAAAGGGGATGCTCATGACCTGTCTTCGTTCACAAGCAATTTCCCTCTATTGGGATCAAGGTACAACATTCCTTTTGATGACATGAAAGAGATCGACATACCGGTAATCAATATCGGCCCTCTCGGCAAGGATGCTCATCAATGGACCGAACGGCTTGAGATTAATAAAGTGATGGATGAAACTCACCCTCTAATTGTTTATGCAATGGAAACATTGTTTGAAAACAGCAGAAAAAAATAA
- a CDS encoding DUF4931 domain-containing protein: MKNTHITFFTDIGAQKPNSIKNRETPCPFCRIDELEEVLDKSGSIILVKNKYTVLDQAFQTVLIETEECEGELSEYTKEHLYKVLHFGIEHWERMIQSGKYRSVMFFKNHGPLSGGTIRHPHMQIIGLNEVDCQHDFSESQFEGIPVFEKEGVRFTVSNKPRVGFYELNVIWEKDAELSLFADCIQAGTHFLLNHFHRNCTSYNLFFYKNHGTTYCKIMPRFVTSPLYMGYGVQQVANNIEKIAHKIKEIYFSEK; this comes from the coding sequence ATGAAAAATACACATATTACTTTCTTTACTGATATAGGAGCACAAAAACCTAACAGCATTAAGAACAGAGAAACTCCTTGTCCTTTTTGTCGCATCGATGAGCTGGAAGAAGTCCTCGATAAGAGCGGTTCAATTATTTTAGTAAAAAATAAATATACCGTGCTCGATCAAGCCTTCCAAACCGTCCTGATTGAAACGGAAGAATGTGAAGGGGAATTATCTGAGTATACAAAGGAACACCTCTATAAAGTTCTTCATTTCGGAATCGAACATTGGGAGCGAATGATTCAAAGCGGAAAATACCGTTCTGTCATGTTCTTTAAAAATCATGGACCATTATCCGGGGGGACAATCAGGCATCCGCATATGCAGATAATCGGATTGAACGAGGTTGATTGTCAGCATGACTTTTCAGAAAGTCAGTTTGAAGGAATACCTGTCTTTGAAAAGGAAGGCGTCAGATTTACCGTTTCAAATAAGCCTCGTGTAGGCTTTTATGAACTGAATGTTATCTGGGAAAAAGATGCCGAGCTTTCGTTATTCGCAGATTGCATACAAGCAGGCACGCATTTCTTGCTGAATCATTTTCATAGGAACTGTACAAGTTACAATTTATTTTTCTATAAAAATCACGGAACGACGTACTGCAAGATTATGCCTCGGTTTGTTACATCACCTCTTTACATGGGGTATGGCGTGCAGCAGGTGGCAAACAATATAGAAAAGATTGCACATAAAATCAAGGAAATCTATTTTTCCGAAAAATAA
- a CDS encoding sigma-70 family RNA polymerase sigma factor → MIHRSGEQELFSQGLSQEEWLIQIMELYEDKVIRLAYTYVKDRKLAEDLAQEVFVKCFVHKDNFRSESSVKTWVYAITVNICKDYLRSGWKKYIHVIDRLGKSKQSSALTPELTIVQKSEHEALADEVLKLPLKYREVILLFYYKELSVSEISQILHKKEPTIRTLLQRGREMLRRKLEKGR, encoded by the coding sequence ATGATACACAGGAGCGGGGAACAAGAGCTTTTTTCACAAGGGCTAAGTCAAGAAGAATGGCTGATACAGATCATGGAACTGTATGAAGACAAAGTGATCAGACTTGCTTATACGTATGTTAAAGACAGAAAACTAGCAGAAGATTTAGCTCAAGAAGTGTTTGTGAAATGCTTTGTCCATAAAGATAATTTCCGCAGTGAATCATCTGTTAAAACGTGGGTTTACGCAATTACCGTTAACATCTGTAAAGACTACTTAAGAAGCGGCTGGAAAAAGTACATTCATGTTATTGACCGCTTAGGAAAATCCAAACAGTCCTCTGCTTTAACGCCAGAACTTACGATTGTACAAAAAAGTGAACACGAAGCTTTAGCAGATGAAGTATTAAAACTTCCTCTCAAATATCGGGAAGTTATACTTCTCTTCTATTATAAGGAACTATCCGTTAGTGAAATAAGCCAGATTTTACATAAAAAAGAGCCGACGATCCGAACATTGCTTCAGCGCGGACGAGAAATGCTGCGGCGAAAATTGGAGAAGGGGAGATGA
- a CDS encoding GNAT family N-acetyltransferase: protein MEVTLQKSQPINKFHRESIYPLFEQVFGIPAHMLQDYYDRGFWNPRYCPYTLFKENRAIANVSVIPMSWMIGGEAVSAAGIQSVMTLPSERGKGYMKKLMNLVLEDLTNHNSFIFLQTETPALYEKYGFEKVEEHIFVTEAFQNTSIRNSSLKKLDFLKRRDAEIIQSCFARQHPNSNVFTPLDYEQSFYLNLYNPFFSEKLFYSESLDLLLVYEIKDQILKLYDVIAKSSAGIADICGAIPEVFKSVEIHFTPDKLIQTKNLQTKKKEGTLMVKGKLPIYDQPIAFPITASF, encoded by the coding sequence ATGGAAGTTACATTACAAAAAAGTCAGCCCATAAATAAGTTTCACCGTGAATCTATTTATCCGCTGTTTGAACAGGTATTTGGAATACCTGCTCATATGCTGCAAGACTATTATGACAGGGGTTTTTGGAACCCGCGTTATTGTCCCTATACACTTTTTAAGGAAAATCGTGCAATAGCAAATGTTTCAGTTATTCCGATGAGCTGGATGATCGGTGGAGAGGCTGTTTCAGCAGCAGGAATACAATCTGTTATGACCTTGCCTTCTGAAAGAGGAAAAGGGTATATGAAGAAATTGATGAATCTAGTATTAGAAGATCTTACTAACCATAACTCTTTTATATTTTTGCAGACAGAAACCCCAGCTCTTTATGAAAAGTATGGATTTGAAAAAGTCGAGGAACATATATTTGTTACTGAAGCGTTTCAAAATACAAGTATAAGAAACAGCTCACTTAAGAAATTAGATTTTTTAAAAAGAAGAGATGCTGAAATCATACAGTCTTGTTTTGCCCGCCAGCATCCCAACTCCAATGTTTTTACACCTTTAGACTATGAACAATCGTTTTACCTGAATTTATACAACCCATTTTTTTCTGAGAAACTGTTTTATAGTGAATCTTTGGATTTGCTGCTAGTTTACGAGATAAAGGATCAAATATTGAAGCTTTACGACGTAATCGCAAAAAGTTCTGCAGGTATTGCTGACATTTGCGGCGCCATTCCCGAGGTTTTCAAGAGTGTAGAAATCCATTTTACGCCTGACAAATTGATACAAACAAAGAACCTTCAAACCAAAAAGAAGGAAGGAACTCTGATGGTTAAAGGTAAGCTGCCGATTTATGATCAGCCAATCGCATTCCCTATTACTGCATCTTTTTGA
- a CDS encoding murein hydrolase activator EnvC family protein translates to MKRKLVMATLSLSLAFSTYTVSAETLSSIKEKKEQNRSEQHKKENELHDNHAEQDEIVTQIEDLKSSIDKTIKEISNKKDSIKETKASIEKLKKEIDVLEKRIKERDELLKERVSSMYESGGAVNYLDVILGAKDFGDFLDRVFALNVIAEQDKAILEEHKQDKAAVEEKKGKVESELSSLNSELNELENLNQKLSDQKKQQNKLLAQLRVEENHIHEDMMELKEKNELLSAQEAAIKAEIARAKKEEEERKKREAAARAAAEAAAAKAKAEAAARAKNSSNSSSRPVSPPPAPTPNPAPVYRDFIFPTQGIITSNFGYRSSGMHYGMDIAKRGSTVPIVAAASGTVSKAYYSSSYGNVVYINHYINGQLYTTIYAHMRSTPAVRSGQSVSQGTFLGYQGNTGASRGQHLHFELHKGPWNGSKSNAVDPRPYIQ, encoded by the coding sequence TTGAAACGCAAGCTTGTTATGGCTACATTGTCTCTCAGTCTAGCTTTTAGTACATATACCGTATCGGCAGAAACCCTGTCTTCTATAAAGGAAAAGAAAGAACAAAACCGTTCTGAACAACACAAAAAAGAAAACGAATTACATGATAATCATGCAGAGCAAGATGAAATCGTCACTCAAATAGAAGATTTAAAGAGTTCTATAGATAAAACAATTAAAGAGATTAGTAATAAAAAAGATTCAATCAAAGAAACAAAAGCTTCTATTGAAAAGCTAAAGAAAGAAATTGACGTTCTTGAGAAAAGAATTAAAGAACGCGATGAGCTTTTAAAAGAACGTGTAAGCTCCATGTATGAAAGCGGCGGCGCTGTAAATTACCTGGATGTTATTTTAGGGGCAAAAGATTTTGGTGATTTTCTTGACCGTGTCTTCGCACTGAATGTAATTGCTGAACAAGATAAAGCAATCCTCGAAGAACATAAACAAGATAAAGCAGCAGTGGAAGAGAAAAAAGGAAAAGTTGAAAGTGAACTTTCCTCTCTTAATAGCGAATTAAATGAATTAGAAAACTTAAATCAAAAACTGTCTGACCAGAAAAAACAACAAAACAAACTGCTTGCCCAGCTGCGAGTTGAGGAAAATCATATTCATGAGGATATGATGGAGCTTAAAGAAAAGAATGAACTTCTTTCAGCTCAAGAAGCGGCTATCAAAGCAGAAATTGCACGTGCGAAAAAAGAAGAAGAAGAGCGCAAAAAGAGAGAAGCAGCAGCTAGAGCAGCGGCAGAAGCAGCGGCAGCTAAAGCAAAAGCGGAAGCAGCAGCAAGAGCGAAAAACTCTTCAAACTCTAGTTCAAGACCAGTGTCACCACCGCCTGCACCAACACCAAATCCTGCTCCTGTATACCGTGACTTCATTTTCCCAACACAAGGGATAATCACGTCTAACTTCGGTTACAGAAGCTCTGGTATGCATTATGGAATGGATATTGCAAAACGCGGAAGCACTGTACCGATTGTAGCAGCAGCATCGGGAACTGTATCAAAAGCTTATTATTCCAGCAGTTACGGAAATGTAGTTTATATTAATCATTATATTAATGGTCAATTATATACAACGATTTACGCGCATATGAGATCAACTCCAGCTGTAAGATCAGGACAATCTGTTTCTCAAGGTACGTTCCTAGGCTATCAAGGAAACACAGGGGCTTCACGCGGTCAACATCTGCACTTTGAGCTCCATAAAGGACCTTGGAATGGTTCAAAATCAAACGCTGTTGACCCAAGACCATATATTCAATAA
- a CDS encoding protein-glutamine gamma-glutamyltransferase, which produces MIFVNGYSVDTAQISGFNQLTATQKQIGQKLKNSGESFYYRSPHQFLFEVIMRSNIVAAAYAMRDSGAGFSTFVNARCNPQYWRRTAYGGFLLRQDVNPSDAITDIFINGKRYGFECTTAIMIMLYKAVLETIGRKMFNQLFNGLLLYSTEHDADLQIIAVPSGASMPGDVRYIKNPEHHPNTPQWQGENVIDLGNGQVFGHGIGTGTIGEIIDVLNKKRMPGATIPAFLTAEIIRPNYRLMSEYTRHPVRRLLGGVI; this is translated from the coding sequence TTGATATTTGTTAATGGCTATTCAGTAGATACTGCTCAAATCTCTGGTTTTAACCAGCTTACTGCTACCCAGAAACAGATTGGCCAAAAGCTTAAAAATTCTGGAGAATCGTTTTATTACAGAAGTCCTCACCAATTCCTGTTTGAAGTGATTATGCGTTCGAATATCGTTGCTGCCGCTTATGCCATGCGTGACAGCGGTGCAGGGTTTTCCACTTTTGTTAATGCGCGCTGTAATCCTCAATATTGGAGGCGTACAGCCTATGGCGGATTTTTACTTCGGCAGGATGTCAATCCGTCTGATGCCATAACGGATATTTTCATTAATGGAAAAAGGTATGGCTTCGAATGTACAACTGCTATCATGATTATGCTATATAAGGCAGTACTTGAGACAATTGGCAGGAAAATGTTTAATCAATTGTTTAATGGATTGCTTCTGTATAGTACAGAACATGATGCAGATCTGCAGATTATTGCCGTGCCATCCGGAGCTTCAATGCCAGGTGATGTAAGGTACATTAAGAACCCTGAACATCATCCAAATACGCCGCAATGGCAAGGTGAAAACGTGATTGACCTTGGGAACGGCCAAGTGTTCGGACATGGAATCGGAACTGGTACAATCGGTGAGATTATTGATGTACTTAACAAAAAAAGAATGCCTGGTGCAACAATACCGGCATTCCTCACAGCTGAAATTATCCGGCCGAATTACCGGCTCATGTCAGAATACACACGCCATCCGGTCCGCCGTCTACTTGGGGGAGTCATATGA
- a CDS encoding ABC transporter permease codes for MIKNFKFWTGFFIIFGLIASSIIFSVFFDSHVRQVQVLYDENMTPIEAAPFEPSFMFPLGTDPLGYDTAGKVLQGAKFTLISVIVIGILRVIFSFAVAIPLAFYMPEKIRKGLDQLLSSFYFIPLTIIAIFILSPILKEQIKIPEMEEYFIYSFAERIGLEIIILTLLVVPLLGSMIGNMMASTLKEDFIEGANVLGASRMRIFKKHVMPHLLPKLIIVWCQQCVQVLIIFTHLGYFKLFFGGTDIDFNPFWRDPPKSLSNEWSGLVGNYYTYIQGNPAIALGPIIMFGIAIYAFQLMAEGFQRHLETRKVKGFKQAKRTKRQEDAVEASGKFQFLQNRGA; via the coding sequence TTGATAAAAAACTTTAAATTCTGGACTGGATTTTTTATCATTTTTGGATTGATTGCTTCAAGTATTATATTTTCGGTATTTTTTGATAGCCATGTAAGGCAGGTTCAGGTTCTATATGACGAAAACATGACGCCTATTGAAGCAGCTCCGTTCGAACCTTCATTCATGTTTCCTTTAGGTACGGATCCTCTTGGCTATGATACGGCAGGTAAGGTATTGCAAGGAGCTAAATTTACTTTAATTAGTGTAATCGTCATTGGAATCCTTAGGGTTATTTTTAGTTTTGCAGTAGCAATACCGCTAGCTTTTTATATGCCTGAAAAAATTAGAAAAGGCTTGGATCAGCTGCTGAGTTCGTTTTATTTTATTCCACTCACAATCATAGCCATTTTTATCTTAAGCCCGATTCTAAAAGAACAGATAAAAATACCGGAGATGGAAGAGTATTTTATTTATTCTTTTGCTGAGCGAATTGGACTTGAAATCATTATTTTAACGCTGTTAGTCGTGCCGTTGCTTGGTTCTATGATCGGAAACATGATGGCTTCCACTTTAAAAGAAGATTTTATTGAGGGAGCGAACGTCTTAGGCGCAAGCAGGATGAGAATCTTTAAAAAACACGTTATGCCTCACTTATTGCCAAAGCTTATTATCGTATGGTGCCAGCAATGTGTTCAAGTACTGATCATCTTCACACACCTAGGTTATTTTAAACTCTTCTTTGGAGGAACAGATATTGATTTCAATCCGTTTTGGAGAGATCCGCCTAAATCATTATCCAACGAATGGTCAGGTCTGGTTGGGAACTATTACACCTATATACAAGGTAATCCTGCGATCGCTTTAGGTCCAATCATCATGTTTGGGATCGCCATCTATGCGTTTCAGCTTATGGCAGAAGGCTTTCAAAGGCATCTGGAAACAAGGAAGGTTAAAGGTTTTAAACAGGCGAAGAGGACTAAGCGACAAGAAGATGCAGTTGAGGCAAGTGGAAAATTTCAATTTCTTCAAAATAGAGGGGCATAA